A part of Paramisgurnus dabryanus chromosome 15, PD_genome_1.1, whole genome shotgun sequence genomic DNA contains:
- the LOC135782480 gene encoding protein lifeguard 3 isoform X2, whose protein sequence is MFKSDLPPTYEESRQQAYGQQQHSNYPYPPYGYPAQTGVYPGPGQPGIHPQSGLWQGPGYSSPAMPAFITQGMCSPNPSDTMGISSSGMWDSMSVRHAFIRKVYLILAAQLFITASIIAVFVFVEPVRLFVIQNPAIYWASFPVYLVTYLTLVCCEGPRRRHPWNLILLFIFTLALSFMTGTISSYFDTKAVFLALGITAIVCVIVTVFCFQTKVDFTSCNGLLCVLCVVLLVTGIITSIVLSFQYVPWLHMLYGAFGAIVFTLFLAYHTQLLIGNRANTISPEEYVFGALSLYVDIVQIFIFLLHITGSSSE, encoded by the exons ATGTTTAAGTCAGATCTCCCTCCAACTTATGAAGAGTCGAGGCAGCAGGCATATGGTCAACAGCAGCACAGCAACTATCCATACCCTCCATATGGATATCCAGCTCAGACAGGGGTGTACCCTGGTCCAGGGCAGCCTGGCATACACCCCCAGTCTGGGCTTTGGCAGGGTCCTGGATACTCCTCACCAGCAATGCCAGCTTTCATAACACAAGGAATGTGTTCACCCAATCCTA GTGATACAATGGGCATCTCATCATCTGGCATGTGGGACAGCATGAGTGTTCGACATGCCTTCATAAGAAAG GTCTACCTTATTTTAGCTGCCCAACTATTTATCACTGCCTCAATCATTGCAGTGTTTGTATTTGT TGAGCCTGTGCGTCTTTTTGTGATCCAAAATCCTGCCATTTATTGGGCATCATT CCCGGTGTATCTTGTTACTTATCTTACGCTGGTTTGCTGTGAAGGACCAAG GAGACGTCACCCATGGAATTTAATACTCCTCTTTATTTTT ACCCTTGCCTTGTCTTTCATGACAGGAACCATTTCAAG TTATTTTGACACTAAAGCAGTGTTCCTGGCTCTTGGGATTACAGCAATAGTGTGTGTAATTGTCACAGTCTTCTGTTTTCAGACCAAG GTTGATTTCACCTCTTGTAATGGTCTTCTATGCGTTTTGTGTGTGGTTCTCCTGGTAACTGGCATTATAACATCAATTGTACTCTCCTTTCAGTAT GTACCTTGGCTGCACATGCTGTACGGTGCTTTTGGAGCAATAGTCTTTACATTG TTTTTGGCTTACCACACCCAGCTGCTCATTGGAAATCGAGCAAACACCATCAGTCCTGAGGAATATGTCTTCGGTGCTCTTTCGCTCTACGTTGACATTGTCCAAATCTTTATCTTCCTTCTTCACATCACAGGAAGTTCTTCCGAGTAA
- the LOC135782480 gene encoding protein lifeguard 3 isoform X1, whose amino-acid sequence MTITMFKSDLPPTYEESRQQAYGQQQHSNYPYPPYGYPAQTGVYPGPGQPGIHPQSGLWQGPGYSSPAMPAFITQGMCSPNPSDTMGISSSGMWDSMSVRHAFIRKVYLILAAQLFITASIIAVFVFVEPVRLFVIQNPAIYWASFPVYLVTYLTLVCCEGPRRRHPWNLILLFIFTLALSFMTGTISSYFDTKAVFLALGITAIVCVIVTVFCFQTKVDFTSCNGLLCVLCVVLLVTGIITSIVLSFQYVPWLHMLYGAFGAIVFTLFLAYHTQLLIGNRANTISPEEYVFGALSLYVDIVQIFIFLLHITGSSSE is encoded by the exons AT GACCATCACAATGTTTAAGTCAGATCTCCCTCCAACTTATGAAGAGTCGAGGCAGCAGGCATATGGTCAACAGCAGCACAGCAACTATCCATACCCTCCATATGGATATCCAGCTCAGACAGGGGTGTACCCTGGTCCAGGGCAGCCTGGCATACACCCCCAGTCTGGGCTTTGGCAGGGTCCTGGATACTCCTCACCAGCAATGCCAGCTTTCATAACACAAGGAATGTGTTCACCCAATCCTA GTGATACAATGGGCATCTCATCATCTGGCATGTGGGACAGCATGAGTGTTCGACATGCCTTCATAAGAAAG GTCTACCTTATTTTAGCTGCCCAACTATTTATCACTGCCTCAATCATTGCAGTGTTTGTATTTGT TGAGCCTGTGCGTCTTTTTGTGATCCAAAATCCTGCCATTTATTGGGCATCATT CCCGGTGTATCTTGTTACTTATCTTACGCTGGTTTGCTGTGAAGGACCAAG GAGACGTCACCCATGGAATTTAATACTCCTCTTTATTTTT ACCCTTGCCTTGTCTTTCATGACAGGAACCATTTCAAG TTATTTTGACACTAAAGCAGTGTTCCTGGCTCTTGGGATTACAGCAATAGTGTGTGTAATTGTCACAGTCTTCTGTTTTCAGACCAAG GTTGATTTCACCTCTTGTAATGGTCTTCTATGCGTTTTGTGTGTGGTTCTCCTGGTAACTGGCATTATAACATCAATTGTACTCTCCTTTCAGTAT GTACCTTGGCTGCACATGCTGTACGGTGCTTTTGGAGCAATAGTCTTTACATTG TTTTTGGCTTACCACACCCAGCTGCTCATTGGAAATCGAGCAAACACCATCAGTCCTGAGGAATATGTCTTCGGTGCTCTTTCGCTCTACGTTGACATTGTCCAAATCTTTATCTTCCTTCTTCACATCACAGGAAGTTCTTCCGAGTAA
- the gmppaa gene encoding mannose-1-phosphate guanylyltransferase regulatory subunit alpha-A codes for MLKAVILIGGPQKGTRFRPLSFEVPKPLFPVAGVPMLQHHIEACSKLPNLKEILVIGFYQPNEELNRFLSCAQQDFKISIRYLQEYAALGTGGGIYHFRDQILSGAPEAFFVMNADVCSEFPLPEMLNFQKEHGDTYSFVILGTTANRKQSLNYGCIVENEQTDEVMHYVEKPSTFVSDIINCGIYLFTPEIFQHIGAVFQKNQQDMLLEEQSNGWHRAEVIRLEQDIFTALAAQGKLYVYKTDRFWSQIKSAGSAIYASRLYLNQYHKTHPERLATNKDGGAKIMGNVYIHPTASIDPTAVLGPNVSIGTGVTIGAGVRVRESIILHGATLQDHSCVLNSIVGWDSTIGKWARVEGTPSDPNPNDPYAKIDSETLFRDGKLTPSITILGCNVNIPSEVIILNSIVLPHKDLSRSFKNQIIL; via the exons atgctgAAGGCTGTCATTCTTATTGGAGGTCCTCAAAAGG GGACCAGGTTTCGCCCGCTGTCTTTTGAGGTACCCAAACCTCTGTTTCCAGTGGCTGGAGTGCCAATGCTTCAGCATCACATTGAGGCCTGCTCCAAG CTTCCAAATTTAAAGGAGATCCTAGTGATTGGTTTTTATCAGCCCAATGAAGAGCTTAACAGATTTCTGTCATGCGCCCAACAAGATTTCAAAATATCAATACG ATATCTGCAGGAGTACGCTGCCTTGGGTACAGGGGGAGGAATCTACCATTTCAGAGATCAAATCTTGTCAGGGGCCCCAGAGGCGTTTTTTGTCATGAATGCAGACGTCTGCTCAGAGTTTCCTCTGCCAGAGATGCTGAACTTCCAGAAGGAACACGGAGACACCTACAGTTTTGTCATCCTCGGCACCACT GCCAACAGGAAACAGTCCCTGAACTACGGCTGTATTGTTGAAAATGAGCAAACTGATGAG GTCATGCATTATGTAGAGAAACCCAGCACATTCGTGAGTGACATTATCAACTGTGGAATATACCTGTTCACACCAGAGATATTTCAGCACATCGGAGCGGTTTTCCAGAAGAACCAGCAGGATATGTTGTT AGAGGAGCAGTCCAATGGTTGGCATCGGGCAGAGGTGATTCGCTTGGAACAGGACATCTTCACTGCACTGGCAGCCCAGGGCAAGTTATACGTGTACAAAACGGACCGTTTCTGGAGTCAAATTAAATCTGCAGG ATCTGCAATCTATGCAAGCCGCTTGTATCTTAACCAGTACCATAAAACTCATCCAGAGAGGTTAGCTACAAATAAAGATGGAGGAGCAAAGATCATGG gaaatgtttatatacatccAACTGCCAGCATCGATCCAACTGCTGTG TTAGGTCCAAACGTGTCCATAGGTACTGGAGTAACGATAGGTGCAGGGGTTCGTGTTAGAGAATCCATCATCCTTCATGGTGCAACTTTGCAG GATCATAGCTGTGTGTTGAACAGTATTGTGGGATGGGACAGCACTATCGGCAAATGGGCCAGAGTTGAAGGGACCCCTAGTGACCCAAATCCTAATGACCCATATGCTAAAATTGATAGTGAGACGCTCTTCAGAGATGGAAAATTAACACCCTCCATTACAATTCTGG GCTGTAATGTAAATATACCATCTGAGGTCATCATACTCAACTCTATCGTCCTGCCACACAAAGACCTCAGCAGAAGCTTCAAAAACCAGATCATATTGTAA